A genomic segment from Alteribacillus bidgolensis encodes:
- a CDS encoding 3-hydroxyacyl-CoA dehydrogenase NAD-binding domain-containing protein, giving the protein MSTQKQQTVAVVGTGVIGAGWITRFLAQGFDVIATDPVDGAEAQMRKKVKQAWPYMEQRGLAAGASMERLSFTNNLQEAVQNVCLIQENVPEREELKRKVLAEIDKHADTDAIIASSTSGITPSVLQQNCSNPERVIVAHPFHPVYLLPLVEIVGGTATSQESISQAEAIYKKVEMKPLLIEREIEGHVADRLMEALWREALHLVNDGVATTEEVDAAITYGAGLRWAQMGPFLTFHLAGGEQGMRHMLHQFGPALKLPWTKLEAPELTYELKERVIEGCETSAGNHSVEELEAKRNEFLVRLLDLVEEYWPEPQSIMGNKKELSNG; this is encoded by the coding sequence ATGTCGACACAAAAACAACAAACAGTGGCAGTAGTGGGAACTGGTGTTATCGGCGCAGGCTGGATTACAAGGTTTTTAGCTCAAGGGTTTGATGTAATAGCCACAGACCCTGTAGACGGAGCAGAAGCTCAAATGAGAAAAAAGGTTAAACAAGCATGGCCTTATATGGAACAAAGAGGTCTGGCTGCGGGAGCTTCAATGGAACGGCTGTCTTTTACAAATAATTTGCAAGAAGCTGTTCAAAATGTTTGTTTGATCCAAGAAAATGTCCCAGAAAGAGAAGAACTTAAGAGAAAAGTGTTGGCAGAAATCGACAAACATGCTGATACAGACGCTATTATAGCTTCTAGCACTTCCGGTATTACACCGTCAGTATTACAGCAAAACTGCAGCAATCCTGAAAGAGTAATAGTAGCCCATCCTTTTCATCCGGTTTACCTGCTTCCTCTGGTTGAGATTGTAGGTGGTACAGCTACAAGCCAAGAGAGCATTTCTCAAGCTGAAGCGATCTATAAAAAGGTTGAAATGAAGCCGCTTCTAATCGAGCGGGAGATTGAAGGCCACGTAGCGGACCGCTTGATGGAAGCTTTATGGCGGGAAGCCTTGCATCTTGTTAATGACGGAGTAGCTACAACCGAAGAGGTCGATGCAGCGATCACTTATGGAGCTGGACTGCGCTGGGCACAAATGGGACCATTTTTAACTTTTCATCTAGCAGGTGGAGAGCAAGGCATGCGCCACATGCTGCATCAATTTGGTCCGGCATTAAAACTGCCCTGGACAAAACTAGAAGCCCCCGAATTAACGTATGAGTTAAAAGAGCGTGTGATTGAAGGATGTGAGACGAGTGCTGGAAATCATTCTGTTGAAGAACTAGAAGCTAAGCGAAATGAATTTTTAGTACGGCTGCTTGATTTAGTAGAAGAATATTGGCCAGAACCACAAAGCATAATGGGAAACAAAAAGGAGCTTTCTAATGGTTGA
- a CDS encoding ABC transporter permease, with protein sequence MKNLHLPLEDWTNSFVNEWLLPELGDFFNQLSDGIELIVDGVTDGLLIVPPFLLTFIVVVLSFWLAGKGVGLFSLAGCIYLGAVDLWPEAMQTVAIVIVATLLSVIIGVPLGIISAKNRFMNQLTRPVLDFMQTLPSFVYLIPAILLFGLGGVPAVISTFIFATPPAVRMTNLGIRQVPEDIVEASKAFGSTTWQMLFKVELPMSLQTIMAGVNQTIMLALSMAVISSMIGAPGLGSTVLSGISNVNVGLGLTGGLGIVVLAIIIDRLTQGIGDKL encoded by the coding sequence ATGAAAAACTTGCACCTCCCTTTAGAAGATTGGACTAATTCATTTGTAAATGAATGGCTGCTCCCAGAACTCGGTGATTTCTTCAATCAATTGAGTGACGGTATTGAGTTGATAGTAGATGGGGTCACGGATGGATTGCTTATTGTTCCACCTTTTCTTCTAACATTCATTGTCGTGGTTTTATCTTTTTGGTTAGCAGGCAAAGGGGTAGGGTTATTCTCACTTGCAGGATGTATCTATTTAGGTGCGGTGGATTTATGGCCCGAAGCCATGCAGACGGTAGCAATTGTTATAGTTGCGACCCTGTTGTCAGTCATTATTGGCGTACCGTTAGGTATTATAAGTGCCAAGAATAGATTTATGAATCAATTAACTCGGCCGGTACTTGATTTTATGCAGACTCTGCCAAGTTTCGTTTACCTGATTCCAGCTATTTTGTTATTCGGTCTCGGCGGTGTTCCGGCAGTTATTTCTACTTTTATCTTTGCAACCCCGCCAGCTGTAAGAATGACTAATTTAGGGATTAGACAAGTTCCAGAAGATATTGTGGAAGCTTCGAAAGCATTTGGCTCTACTACGTGGCAGATGTTGTTTAAAGTGGAACTTCCAATGTCTCTTCAAACCATTATGGCTGGCGTAAATCAAACCATCATGCTGGCCCTTTCCATGGCTGTTATTTCCTCCATGATTGGAGCACCAGGACTTGGCTCAACCGTTCTATCAGGTATATCGAACGTTAATGTAGGACTAGGTTTAACTGGCGGTTTAGGAATAGTCGTATTAGCGATTATTATTGACCGGCTTACCCAAGGGATCGGCGATAAACTTTAA
- a CDS encoding metal ABC transporter solute-binding protein, Zn/Mn family: MEGLNDTILPLLKNEDVTTVDVAEDIEKVEYQQYEWETAASHSHSHTHGDKTYTHEHSHHEDETSEAHTHSPKNPHVWIDPVKAEEIAHHIKDVLIELDPEHKSDFEENTEQLEKDLQELDKEFEEALKDTNKHSVFVAHPGYTYWAERYDFDEIPITETVSSNEPSQKRMQILIEKAKTENIQYVAFEKSFNIGTAEAFAEEIGAKPVYLNNLESLHETSEKVDYFSLMRENIDSLDKLLNK, from the coding sequence ATGGAAGGCTTAAACGATACGATTTTGCCATTATTAAAAAACGAAGACGTGACAACTGTCGACGTGGCAGAAGACATTGAAAAAGTGGAATATCAGCAGTACGAGTGGGAAACTGCAGCATCTCATTCCCACAGTCACACTCACGGGGATAAAACCTATACACATGAACATTCTCATCATGAAGATGAAACATCAGAAGCACATACGCACAGCCCAAAGAATCCCCATGTTTGGATCGATCCGGTAAAAGCAGAAGAAATAGCTCACCATATTAAAGACGTTTTAATAGAGCTGGATCCTGAACACAAGTCTGACTTTGAAGAAAACACGGAACAGCTAGAAAAAGACTTGCAGGAACTTGATAAAGAGTTTGAAGAGGCCCTAAAAGACACCAATAAACATTCTGTATTTGTTGCCCATCCAGGATATACCTATTGGGCAGAGAGATATGATTTTGATGAAATTCCGATAACAGAAACGGTATCTTCAAACGAACCATCCCAGAAACGAATGCAAATACTAATTGAAAAAGCCAAGACAGAGAATATTCAATATGTTGCCTTCGAAAAAAGCTTCAACATTGGAACAGCCGAAGCTTTTGCAGAAGAGATAGGGGCCAAGCCCGTCTATTTGAATAATTTAGAGAGCTTGCATGAAACGTCAGAGAAGGTAGATTATTTTTCTTTAATGAGAGAAAATATCGATTCACTTGATAAATTGTTAAATAAGTGA
- a CDS encoding alpha-ketoacid dehydrogenase subunit beta, protein MTTSVQMKKLTMIQGINDAMWTMLAEDENVLVMGQDVGVNGGVFRATEGLYEEFGKERIIDTPLAESGIIGTSIGLAVNGFKPIAEMQFFGFIYPAFNQIMTHATRIRQRSMGRYTAPIVIRAPYGAGVKAPEIHSDSVEALFTHMPGIKVVVPSNAYDAKGLLIESINDPNPVLFLEPMRCYRSSRVEVPEEKYTIKLGKAAVRKEGEDISVFTWGAMTIETMKAVEQIEKEQNVSCEVIDLRTLYPMDKDTIAASVQKTGRALIVHEAPATGGVSGEVMSVINDTSFLYLRSPVERVCGFDIPVPVYSLENEYIPSPEKIKNAIQRSISF, encoded by the coding sequence ATGACAACATCTGTTCAAATGAAAAAACTGACCATGATTCAAGGTATTAATGATGCCATGTGGACAATGCTTGCTGAAGATGAAAATGTGTTAGTGATGGGGCAGGATGTCGGCGTGAACGGCGGGGTGTTTCGAGCGACGGAAGGTCTCTATGAGGAGTTTGGAAAAGAACGGATTATTGATACACCGCTTGCTGAATCCGGTATTATTGGAACCTCCATTGGTCTTGCGGTTAACGGTTTTAAGCCAATTGCGGAAATGCAGTTTTTTGGTTTCATTTATCCGGCTTTTAATCAGATAATGACCCACGCGACCCGGATACGCCAGCGTTCCATGGGACGTTATACCGCTCCGATTGTTATTCGTGCTCCATACGGTGCAGGGGTGAAAGCGCCAGAAATTCATTCTGATAGTGTGGAAGCTTTGTTTACGCATATGCCGGGTATTAAAGTAGTCGTCCCATCAAATGCGTATGATGCAAAAGGGCTTCTCATTGAAAGTATTAACGATCCGAACCCTGTTTTATTTTTAGAGCCCATGCGTTGTTACCGATCTTCTCGAGTAGAGGTGCCGGAAGAAAAATATACAATTAAACTCGGAAAAGCTGCAGTGCGAAAAGAAGGGGAGGATATCTCTGTTTTCACGTGGGGAGCGATGACGATTGAAACGATGAAGGCAGTAGAGCAAATCGAAAAGGAACAAAATGTCTCATGTGAAGTCATTGACTTGCGGACTTTGTATCCAATGGATAAAGACACCATTGCAGCCTCCGTCCAAAAAACAGGAAGAGCTCTCATTGTTCATGAAGCCCCGGCTACTGGAGGTGTTAGCGGTGAAGTTATGTCTGTAATTAATGATACGTCGTTTTTATATCTGCGTTCCCCAGTGGAAAGGGTATGCGGATTTGACATACCGGTACCTGTTTATTCATTGGAAAATGAGTATATACCAAGCCCGGAAAAGATAAAAAACGCCATACAGCGGAGTATATCGTTTTGA
- a CDS encoding GbsR/MarR family transcriptional regulator translates to MKEKAFNDIQQTQTQFVEKIADNMHSFGVSTTVGRVLGIIYMNREPMTLDELSKETGMSKTRMSQVVREMIDLNIAERVFQAGVRKDLYQVEQDYYQTFISLFTSNWRKAINKSKYFEQRLRARLETIQKEEELTEEAEEQVNELLHEIHQWIEYYDWIQRLIEFFESGEIFNHVPKNPKEEK, encoded by the coding sequence ATGAAAGAAAAGGCGTTTAATGATATTCAGCAAACACAAACACAATTTGTAGAAAAGATTGCTGATAATATGCATTCCTTTGGCGTATCCACAACGGTGGGCAGAGTATTAGGTATTATTTATATGAATCGTGAACCTATGACGCTTGATGAACTTTCAAAAGAAACAGGGATGAGCAAAACGAGAATGAGTCAAGTTGTTCGTGAAATGATTGATCTGAATATAGCAGAGCGTGTTTTTCAAGCAGGAGTTCGCAAAGATTTATATCAGGTGGAACAAGATTATTATCAAACGTTTATCTCCCTATTCACGTCAAATTGGAGAAAAGCGATAAATAAAAGCAAGTATTTTGAACAAAGATTAAGAGCAAGATTAGAAACGATTCAAAAAGAAGAAGAACTGACGGAGGAAGCGGAAGAACAGGTGAATGAGCTTCTTCATGAAATACATCAATGGATTGAATATTATGACTGGATTCAACGGCTTATAGAATTCTTTGAGAGCGGAGAAATATTCAATCATGTTCCTAAAAATCCGAAGGAGGAAAAGTAA
- a CDS encoding 3-keto-5-aminohexanoate cleavage protein: MNKNVIISCAVTGAGDTASKNPEVPVTPKEIADSAIKAAKAGAAVAHIHVRDPKTGQLSHDVSLFQEVVERIRESDTDVIINITAGGGGDWIPSDEDPTRGGEGTDIQTPEERHEPVGLLLPEICTLDCGSVNFGDQIYISPADWLRKQAELIKKSGVKPELECFDTGHIRFANQLIKEELVEEQPLFQFCLGIPWGAAADAETISYMKQRIPEDSNWAAFGIGAMQMPIAAESVLQGGNVRIGLEDNLYLKKGVLATNEHLTDKAVNIVQSLGANVLTPREAREKLKLRKP, encoded by the coding sequence ATGAATAAAAATGTTATTATTTCATGCGCTGTAACTGGCGCTGGAGATACAGCTTCAAAAAATCCGGAGGTGCCGGTAACACCAAAAGAGATTGCTGATTCTGCCATAAAAGCAGCCAAAGCGGGGGCAGCTGTTGCCCATATTCATGTACGTGACCCTAAAACCGGCCAGCTCAGCCATGACGTAAGCTTATTTCAAGAAGTTGTCGAACGCATTCGCGAATCAGATACGGATGTCATTATTAATATTACAGCCGGTGGCGGCGGAGATTGGATTCCAAGTGATGAAGATCCCACAAGAGGCGGAGAAGGAACAGATATTCAAACCCCTGAAGAGCGTCATGAACCGGTTGGACTGCTCCTCCCTGAAATTTGCACTCTAGATTGCGGAAGTGTGAATTTTGGAGACCAGATTTACATTAGCCCAGCTGACTGGCTGAGAAAACAAGCCGAATTAATTAAAAAAAGCGGAGTTAAACCAGAACTTGAATGCTTTGATACGGGACATATCCGGTTTGCTAATCAATTAATAAAAGAAGAATTAGTTGAAGAACAGCCATTATTCCAATTTTGTTTGGGGATACCGTGGGGAGCAGCAGCAGATGCCGAAACCATTTCATACATGAAACAACGTATCCCAGAAGACAGTAATTGGGCAGCTTTTGGAATAGGTGCTATGCAAATGCCTATTGCCGCAGAGTCCGTACTTCAAGGTGGAAACGTTAGAATAGGTCTAGAAGATAATCTATATTTGAAAAAAGGTGTATTAGCAACAAATGAACATCTGACAGATAAAGCAGTAAACATCGTGCAAAGTCTAGGAGCAAATGTACTAACTCCCCGAGAAGCGCGTGAAAAATTAAAATTAAGAAAACCATAG
- a CDS encoding DUF6154 family protein gives MEFVDNLYELYKNKLTGDEEDALIIIEGIMQSFSRKDMIQMIDNLSEQERFDMLALFLYEKFRQKMAEEGIGQTKNRDDENVKYYH, from the coding sequence ATGGAATTTGTAGATAACCTGTACGAATTATATAAAAATAAACTCACTGGAGATGAAGAGGACGCATTAATTATTATTGAAGGGATTATGCAGTCCTTTAGCAGAAAAGATATGATTCAGATGATAGATAATCTTTCAGAACAAGAGCGTTTCGACATGCTCGCATTATTTTTATATGAAAAATTCCGGCAGAAAATGGCTGAAGAAGGAATCGGCCAAACGAAGAACAGAGATGATGAAAATGTAAAGTATTACCATTAA
- a CDS encoding glycine betaine ABC transporter substrate-binding protein has translation MKKIGISILAAISITALAACGDSQEQEASGENEGSSGSGETINMGVTPWSSTVPPTEVATLILEDMGYEVEKTEADVGGVFTGLSRGDLDVFMDGWFPMHKNYIEQFGDSIDETAVSYPEAEIGWVVPSYMEEIDSIEDLKGNEDKFDNEMYSIEEGAEATETSREMTEGYDLDMEVVASSEGGMLAEASRKIQNEEPVVFYGWRPHPMFNDYDLKVLEDPQKFFETSEVRVITNSNLQEEAPEAYEFLSNWSISIEDVEEMIVEIDENDRDPEEVAQEWIDDHQEEVNEMKSD, from the coding sequence ATGAAAAAAATAGGTATTAGTATACTAGCAGCTATAAGTATCACTGCACTAGCAGCATGCGGGGATTCACAAGAGCAAGAAGCAAGCGGAGAAAATGAAGGATCTTCCGGCAGTGGAGAAACGATTAATATGGGTGTCACGCCGTGGAGCAGTACCGTTCCTCCAACAGAAGTGGCTACTCTTATTCTTGAGGATATGGGATATGAAGTAGAAAAAACGGAAGCTGACGTAGGGGGAGTATTTACCGGTCTTTCTAGAGGAGACCTTGATGTATTTATGGATGGCTGGTTTCCAATGCACAAAAATTATATAGAACAATTTGGAGACAGTATTGACGAAACAGCTGTAAGTTACCCAGAAGCCGAAATTGGCTGGGTTGTCCCATCTTATATGGAAGAAATTGATTCTATAGAAGATTTAAAAGGGAACGAAGATAAGTTTGATAATGAGATGTATAGTATTGAAGAGGGGGCAGAAGCAACAGAAACCTCTCGTGAAATGACAGAAGGCTATGACTTAGATATGGAAGTAGTAGCTTCCAGTGAGGGAGGAATGCTTGCCGAGGCTTCCCGTAAAATTCAAAATGAAGAACCAGTAGTGTTTTACGGCTGGCGTCCGCACCCTATGTTTAATGATTATGATTTAAAAGTGCTTGAAGATCCTCAGAAATTCTTTGAGACTTCGGAAGTACGTGTTATTACAAATAGTAACTTGCAAGAAGAAGCACCAGAAGCGTATGAATTTTTAAGCAACTGGAGCATTAGTATTGAAGATGTGGAAGAAATGATTGTAGAAATTGATGAAAATGATCGAGACCCAGAAGAAGTGGCTCAAGAGTGGATTGACGATCATCAAGAAGAAGTCAATGAGATGAAGAGTGATTAA
- a CDS encoding LutC/YkgG family protein has translation MRQGTIQNKESFLNNIAEKLGRERRTSGVERPFYQKQPQWDIMADYTTDQLVNVLKEQCTAIHTDVRETNIDGLPAVIDNVMKEYGAKKASIWDDPRFVEFGLTPFIERPDVSIWGSAPDEDDIKITEQADIGITFSDYTLAESGTVVLMNGGGKGQSVSLLPTFYIALIPLSTIVPRMSQVSKKIHEEAQAGNRVPSCINFISGPSNSADIELNLVVGVHGPVRACYILIDDR, from the coding sequence ATGAGACAGGGAACAATACAAAATAAAGAGTCCTTTTTAAATAATATTGCTGAAAAACTTGGACGTGAACGAAGAACCTCCGGTGTGGAGCGGCCCTTTTATCAAAAACAGCCTCAATGGGATATTATGGCTGATTATACAACCGATCAACTTGTTAATGTGTTAAAAGAGCAATGTACAGCGATTCACACGGATGTTAGAGAAACAAATATAGACGGCCTGCCTGCTGTAATTGATAATGTGATGAAAGAGTATGGGGCCAAAAAAGCTTCTATTTGGGACGATCCTCGTTTTGTAGAGTTCGGATTGACGCCTTTTATAGAAAGGCCGGATGTAAGCATCTGGGGCTCGGCGCCTGATGAAGATGATATTAAAATCACAGAGCAGGCTGATATCGGAATTACATTTTCTGATTATACGCTGGCAGAATCAGGAACAGTCGTTTTAATGAACGGAGGCGGAAAAGGGCAATCTGTCAGTCTGTTACCTACCTTCTATATTGCTTTGATTCCATTAAGCACGATCGTGCCGCGCATGAGCCAAGTAAGCAAGAAAATTCATGAAGAAGCCCAAGCTGGTAATCGAGTCCCTTCCTGTATAAACTTTATATCTGGTCCAAGTAATAGTGCGGACATTGAACTGAACCTGGTGGTGGGAGTACACGGTCCGGTAAGAGCTTGTTATATTTTAATCGATGACAGGTAA
- a CDS encoding thioesterase family protein, protein MVDFTKPITSETIQREWVDYNGHMNDAAYASVFSLAVDKLMELIGLDEAGREHFQYTVYTLETHLCYLKEAYEGEELDITFQLLDYDAKRMHVFFFMTNTNGEELAVSEQMLMGIDIKEERPAPFPEEVYDVIKAASKQQENWSVPDRAGRKIGIRKK, encoded by the coding sequence ATGGTTGATTTCACAAAACCCATTACCTCAGAAACTATTCAACGTGAATGGGTAGACTATAACGGACATATGAACGATGCCGCATATGCCAGCGTATTCAGCTTAGCTGTTGATAAATTGATGGAATTAATCGGTTTGGATGAAGCCGGAAGAGAGCACTTCCAATATACGGTATATACGCTTGAGACTCATTTATGTTATTTGAAAGAAGCCTATGAAGGTGAAGAGCTAGATATCACTTTTCAACTGCTTGACTATGATGCAAAGCGAATGCACGTATTTTTCTTCATGACAAATACTAACGGAGAAGAATTGGCAGTAAGTGAACAAATGCTAATGGGCATTGATATCAAGGAAGAGAGGCCTGCTCCATTCCCTGAAGAGGTGTATGACGTAATAAAGGCTGCGAGTAAACAACAAGAAAACTGGTCTGTCCCTGATCGAGCAGGAAGAAAAATTGGAATTAGGAAAAAATAA
- the pdhA gene encoding pyruvate dehydrogenase (acetyl-transferring) E1 component subunit alpha, with protein MLDKFPMQQILNEEGKVNLDAKIDKISIEQIKHFYYLMLRARLLDKKSVKLQRQGRIGTYVQYEGQEAAQVGSAAALEKGDWMFPTYRDHAATLTFGHSMRNLLLNWRGRIEGGLPPEGVNIFPPAIPIASQLPQAAGAAWAEKKRGRDRVSLVYFGDGATSEGDFHEGLNFASVFQVPTVFFNQNNGFAISVPMEKQMNTKTIAQKGLGYDMECARVDGNDILAVYFAVKEAVERARNGEGPTLLEAVTWRYGAHTTADDPSKYRDQSESEKRRETTDPLLRLERYLNNEGEWDDAWAAALQEDINKEIETALEEMENYPEPDMSQLFDHVFDVPTWTIQEQIDEHLAVKGRKS; from the coding sequence ATGTTAGATAAATTTCCTATGCAGCAAATCTTAAATGAAGAAGGAAAAGTCAATCTAGACGCTAAGATAGACAAGATATCGATTGAACAAATAAAACATTTTTATTATCTCATGCTAAGAGCTCGTCTACTGGACAAAAAATCAGTGAAACTGCAGCGTCAGGGCCGGATTGGAACGTATGTGCAATATGAAGGCCAGGAAGCAGCACAAGTTGGCAGTGCTGCGGCATTAGAAAAAGGCGACTGGATGTTTCCGACATATCGGGATCATGCCGCAACCTTAACGTTTGGTCATTCCATGAGAAATCTTCTGTTAAATTGGCGGGGGCGAATTGAAGGAGGACTTCCTCCTGAAGGAGTCAATATTTTTCCGCCTGCTATTCCAATTGCTTCTCAGCTTCCACAAGCGGCCGGCGCTGCATGGGCCGAGAAAAAACGAGGCCGTGATCGTGTTTCCCTTGTTTATTTTGGAGACGGTGCAACATCGGAGGGCGATTTTCATGAAGGGTTGAATTTTGCGAGCGTTTTCCAAGTGCCGACAGTATTTTTTAACCAAAATAATGGGTTTGCGATCAGTGTGCCGATGGAAAAGCAAATGAATACCAAGACGATTGCCCAAAAAGGACTGGGCTATGATATGGAATGTGCCCGTGTAGATGGAAATGATATATTGGCTGTATATTTTGCAGTTAAAGAAGCGGTCGAACGTGCTCGTAATGGCGAGGGGCCGACGTTACTAGAAGCGGTGACTTGGCGTTACGGAGCACATACAACGGCAGATGATCCTTCAAAATACCGGGATCAATCAGAAAGTGAGAAGAGACGGGAGACAACAGATCCACTTCTTAGGCTGGAACGATATTTGAATAATGAAGGTGAATGGGATGACGCCTGGGCGGCAGCGTTGCAAGAAGATATTAATAAAGAAATCGAAACAGCCTTGGAAGAAATGGAAAATTATCCAGAGCCTGATATGAGTCAATTATTTGATCATGTGTTTGATGTGCCGACTTGGACGATACAAGAACAAATTGATGAACATCTAGCGGTGAAAGGAAGGAAATCCTAA
- a CDS encoding FadR/GntR family transcriptional regulator, which translates to MSFKQIESKKISEIVREQIEEMIKRGDVQPGEKLDSVVQLADQFQVSRSAVREALSALRAVGIVTIKQGEGTFVNNYDFSSVLDPMKPERIISKKEMLELFEIRKIMEVGAAELAAVKRTEEHLKNIGNALQDMLRASGEDNVGEASDVAFHLAIAEASKNNLMLDVMNQLSDTLRKSMFESRRVWLFSEKQTLKRLYEEHELIYLAIKAEDAGQARTAMLKHLTNVEQTLIKGLES; encoded by the coding sequence ATGAGCTTTAAACAAATTGAATCTAAAAAAATCTCGGAAATAGTCCGAGAGCAAATAGAAGAAATGATTAAACGAGGTGATGTGCAGCCTGGGGAAAAACTGGATTCTGTCGTTCAGCTTGCGGATCAATTTCAAGTGAGCAGGTCAGCTGTCCGCGAAGCGTTGAGCGCACTTCGGGCTGTCGGGATCGTAACAATTAAGCAAGGGGAAGGCACGTTTGTAAACAATTATGATTTTTCCAGCGTACTTGATCCGATGAAACCTGAACGGATTATTTCGAAAAAAGAAATGCTTGAATTGTTTGAAATAAGAAAAATTATGGAAGTAGGTGCCGCAGAGCTTGCTGCCGTAAAAAGAACGGAAGAGCACCTGAAAAACATAGGTAACGCTTTACAAGACATGCTGCGTGCTTCAGGAGAAGACAATGTAGGAGAAGCATCAGATGTTGCTTTTCATTTAGCTATAGCGGAAGCCTCTAAAAATAATTTAATGTTAGACGTGATGAATCAGCTGTCAGATACATTGCGAAAATCAATGTTTGAAAGCAGGAGGGTTTGGCTGTTTTCGGAAAAGCAAACACTTAAACGACTGTATGAAGAGCATGAGCTTATCTATTTGGCTATTAAAGCAGAAGATGCTGGCCAGGCAAGAACAGCAATGCTTAAACATTTAACCAATGTCGAACAAACGTTAATTAAAGGATTAGAAAGCTAA
- a CDS encoding quaternary amine ABC transporter ATP-binding protein, with product MSKINVQELTKIFGSSPKEGLNYLEQGETKDKILEKTGMTVGVNRASFSVEAGEIFVIMGLSGSGKSTLIRLINRLIDPTDGKVLIDDEDITKMDKQTLTETRREKLGMVFQKFGLFPFRTVLANVAYGLEIQGVEKSKREEQARRAIEDVGLKGYENSYPDQLSGGMQQRVGLARALANDTDILLMDEAFSALDPLIRQEMQDELLDLQNKLNKTVLFITHDLDEALKLGDRIAIMKDGRIVQVGTAEQILEHPADDYVSNFVKDVDRSKVLTAAHVMKKPAVLAAYKDGPRVAVRKMEEAGVSSIFVVDKTKRLIGLLTIDDAIKAYKNDISMEEVLRTDYHSTRPDTPLHELIAYAADTKYPITVTEEGRLTGIISRVSILSGLVLGKEKEEVTTV from the coding sequence ATGAGTAAAATCAACGTACAAGAATTAACGAAAATATTTGGCTCCTCTCCAAAAGAAGGGCTGAACTATTTAGAGCAAGGAGAAACGAAAGATAAGATTCTTGAAAAAACAGGCATGACAGTCGGTGTTAATCGAGCTTCCTTTTCTGTAGAAGCCGGAGAAATCTTTGTCATTATGGGACTTTCCGGGAGCGGAAAATCAACATTAATTCGATTAATCAATCGTTTGATTGATCCTACTGATGGCAAAGTGCTAATCGATGATGAAGATATTACAAAGATGGACAAGCAAACATTAACAGAGACGAGAAGAGAGAAATTGGGGATGGTCTTTCAAAAGTTCGGCCTTTTCCCTTTTCGAACAGTACTTGCCAATGTGGCATACGGGCTTGAAATTCAAGGTGTTGAAAAAAGTAAACGAGAGGAACAAGCACGTCGTGCCATTGAAGATGTTGGCTTGAAAGGCTATGAAAATAGTTATCCAGATCAATTAAGCGGTGGAATGCAGCAGCGGGTTGGGTTGGCCAGAGCACTGGCAAATGACACAGACATTCTATTAATGGACGAAGCATTTAGTGCACTCGACCCTCTCATTCGTCAAGAAATGCAAGATGAATTGCTAGATTTACAAAACAAATTAAACAAAACTGTTCTTTTTATCACTCATGATTTGGATGAAGCTTTAAAACTTGGAGACCGAATCGCAATTATGAAAGACGGACGGATTGTACAAGTTGGCACGGCAGAACAAATTTTAGAACATCCAGCAGACGATTATGTATCGAATTTTGTGAAAGATGTTGACCGTTCGAAAGTGCTTACCGCTGCTCACGTGATGAAAAAACCAGCCGTTTTAGCCGCTTATAAAGACGGGCCTAGAGTAGCTGTAAGAAAGATGGAAGAAGCAGGTGTATCTAGTATTTTTGTAGTCGATAAAACAAAACGTCTTATAGGATTATTAACGATTGATGATGCTATTAAAGCATATAAAAATGATATATCTATGGAAGAGGTTCTACGTACTGACTATCATTCTACTAGACCAGATACTCCTCTTCACGAATTGATTGCTTATGCAGCTGATACAAAATACCCTATTACAGTTACAGAAGAGGGCAGGTTAACAGGAATTATCTCACGCGTTTCTATTCTATCAGGTCTCGTGTTAGGTAAGGAGAAAGAAGAGGTGACCACCGTATGA